A window from Streptomyces sp. NBC_00299 encodes these proteins:
- a CDS encoding carboxymuconolactone decarboxylase family protein: MSTPFRYTEPLPPKSATGTVAEVYAQIALDFGIAEPVTFVVLSSAPGLLAPAWALLRESLIAGAGSRTGKELAALGVSLANECPFCVDAHTVLLHATGDHALAERLARGEQPENEEHARVLAWGRHTRVPGADLTPYPFPREHAPAYLGTALTFHFINRIASALLTENLLPAGVQRFRAVRSLAGRTLARSVRRPARPGVSLPLLDPMDPGEAPAWAAGTPVGLAYAALLRAAMSGAGLLDADDHDLVEATLQDWDGSHPPLTLDGFPDRRERPGARLALLAALAPYRITDEDVRAWRRPEHTDHCLVHLVAYGAFTAVDRIESSLSSQIVRDAEQVAQGTT; encoded by the coding sequence ATGTCCACACCCTTCCGTTACACCGAGCCCCTCCCGCCCAAGTCGGCCACCGGCACCGTCGCCGAGGTGTACGCGCAGATCGCCCTCGACTTCGGCATCGCCGAACCCGTCACCTTCGTGGTGCTGTCCTCCGCGCCCGGACTGCTCGCCCCCGCCTGGGCGTTGCTGCGCGAGTCGCTGATCGCGGGGGCCGGCAGCCGGACCGGCAAGGAACTCGCGGCCCTCGGGGTGTCGCTCGCCAACGAGTGCCCGTTCTGCGTGGACGCGCACACCGTGCTCCTGCACGCCACCGGAGACCACGCGCTCGCCGAGCGGCTGGCCCGCGGCGAGCAACCGGAGAACGAGGAGCACGCACGCGTGCTGGCCTGGGGACGGCACACGCGCGTGCCCGGCGCCGACCTCACCCCGTACCCGTTCCCGCGCGAGCACGCCCCCGCCTATCTCGGCACCGCGCTCACGTTCCACTTCATCAACCGCATCGCGTCGGCCCTGCTGACCGAGAACCTGCTCCCGGCCGGCGTCCAGCGGTTCCGGGCGGTACGCAGCCTCGCGGGCCGTACCCTCGCCCGGTCCGTACGCCGCCCCGCCCGACCCGGCGTGTCCCTGCCCCTGCTCGACCCGATGGACCCCGGCGAGGCCCCCGCGTGGGCGGCCGGGACGCCCGTCGGCCTCGCGTACGCGGCGCTGCTCAGGGCGGCCATGTCGGGCGCGGGCCTCCTCGACGCCGACGACCACGACCTCGTGGAGGCGACCCTTCAGGACTGGGACGGTTCCCATCCGCCGCTCACTCTCGACGGGTTCCCGGACCGCAGGGAGCGTCCGGGGGCGCGGCTGGCACTGCTGGCCGCCCTCGCGCCGTACCGCATCACGGACGAGGACGTGCGGGCGTGGCGCCGGCCGGAGCACACCGACCACTGTCTGGTGCACCTCGTCGCGTACGGCGCCTTCACGGCCGTGGACCGCATCGAAAGCTCTCTTTCCTCGCAAATCGTCCGGGATGCCGAGCAAGTGGCCCAGGGCACCACGTAA